One segment of Trypanosoma brucei brucei TREU927 chromosome 8, complete sequence DNA contains the following:
- a CDS encoding ubiquitin-conjugating enzyme E2, putative — protein sequence MCRVCRSLITVVMPCPISRLSKELKEVQRDPDNDVVLKLAESNNLFSWEAVLDGPPDTPYEGGSFCLRLQIPPDYPMVPPVAWFVTKVFHPNVNFDTGAVCLDILKSRWSPAWTISSVCRAIISLLTEPDARSPFNCDAGNLLRAGDVMGYNSLARMYAITEAGAPPFNDGE from the coding sequence ATGTGTAGAGTTTGTAGGAGTTTAATAACTGTTGTTATGCCGTGCCCCATCAGCCGGCTTTCGAAAGAGCTAAAAGAAGTTCAGCGTGACCCTGACAATGATGTTGTGCTAAAGCTGGCGGAATCAAATAATTTATTTTCATGGGAAGCGGTGTTAGATGGACCTCCAGACACACCGTATGAAGGTGGTAGTTTTTGTCTTCGTTTACAAATACCACCGGATTACCCAATGGTGCCTCCCGTTGCGTGGTTTGTGACGAAAGTTTTTCATCCTAATGTTAACTTCGATACGGGCGCTGTGTGCCTTGATATTTTGAAAAGTCGGTGGTCTCCTGCGTGGACTATTTCCAGTGTTTGTCGTGCAATCATTAGTTTGCTAACGGAACCTGACGCCAGAAGCCCCTTCAACTGCGACGCGGGAAATTTGCTACGCGCAGGAGACGTAATGGGTTATAACTCACTTGCACGTATGTATGCTATTACTGAAGCTGGTGCACCACCTTTCAATGATGGGGAGTAG